The Sagittula sp. P11 genome window below encodes:
- a CDS encoding response regulator, with translation MDLADRLAEERRARLAAERLLELKQKELFEANKRLGDHALKLSHEIRETRHEVAEVRSQHKRVVQELGQATEKIEVVTEQLWSAMETIRDGFAMFDENRRLELANPAYLSMFDGLDHVVPGVPYAEILATLVEEGLVDLQGEDPKGWQLRMLARWAQDPIPNTTLRLWNGRFVKVRERHLPDGGIVSLSVDITDLMRMWSAVEELPDGFVIYDSEDRLLMCNQPYRDYYKASAPAMVRGATFEEILRYGLAHGQYAEAVGREEEWLEDRLIKHRSSEVEHEQQLEDGRWLRIYERETTDGGRVGLRVDITQIKEDQQRLKEATTRAEAANRAKSAFLANMSHEIRTPMNGVVGMADLLRETDLDDEQRLYADTIRSSGEALLVIINDILDYSKIEAEKLELHPEPFDLERAIHEVVMLLQPTARDKDIALLVDYDMFLPTHFVGDPGRIRQILTNLLGNAVKFTVQGYVLVRVVGVMEDGGRTAVHITVEDTGIGIPPDKVEHVFGEFNQVEDERNRKFEGTGLGLAITRRLVELMDGEVWVDSELGRGSFFGLRIMLQTDENPVYEAAQLPRHLKRILVVDDYGPNRAILTKQLAMLGLEITYCTTGSEAIDALQDAPDLLMVEYDLPDMTGVELARQLRHGRPGLPVILFADQPAHLPDGTVDSVLAVLQKPVPRRTLFDALEKVHETAPLPAMPPAPLRSGRTPVAQPLLDVLVAEDNKTNQLVMRKMTKDFPVALRFANNGVEAVDAFRYRRPDLIFMDISMPRMDGKQATREIRRLEGGAPPVPIVAVTAHAMEGDRESILEAGLTDYLTKPLRKSELAAMIDTYAPRPASRDAAE, from the coding sequence ATGGATCTGGCGGATCGTCTGGCCGAGGAAAGGCGCGCGCGTCTGGCTGCGGAACGCCTGCTCGAGCTGAAGCAGAAGGAGCTGTTCGAAGCGAACAAGCGCCTCGGCGATCATGCCCTGAAGCTCAGCCACGAGATCCGCGAAACCCGTCACGAGGTGGCAGAAGTCCGCAGCCAGCACAAGCGCGTCGTTCAGGAACTGGGCCAGGCGACGGAAAAGATCGAGGTCGTCACCGAACAGCTCTGGTCCGCGATGGAGACGATTCGCGACGGTTTCGCCATGTTCGACGAAAACCGGCGGCTGGAGCTGGCGAACCCCGCCTACCTGTCCATGTTCGACGGGCTCGACCACGTCGTGCCGGGCGTGCCCTACGCCGAGATCCTCGCCACCCTCGTCGAGGAAGGGCTGGTCGACCTGCAGGGCGAGGACCCGAAGGGCTGGCAGCTCAGGATGCTGGCCCGGTGGGCGCAGGACCCGATCCCAAACACCACGCTCAGGCTCTGGAACGGGCGCTTCGTGAAGGTCCGCGAACGGCACCTGCCCGACGGCGGCATCGTCTCGCTGTCCGTCGACATCACCGACCTCATGCGCATGTGGTCCGCGGTGGAGGAACTGCCCGACGGCTTCGTGATCTACGATTCCGAGGACCGGCTGCTGATGTGCAACCAGCCCTACCGCGACTACTACAAGGCCAGCGCCCCGGCGATGGTCCGCGGCGCCACCTTCGAGGAGATCCTGCGCTACGGCCTGGCCCACGGACAATACGCCGAAGCCGTCGGACGGGAGGAGGAGTGGCTGGAGGACCGCCTGATCAAGCACCGCTCCTCTGAGGTCGAGCATGAGCAGCAGCTCGAAGACGGACGCTGGCTGCGCATCTACGAACGGGAAACCACGGACGGCGGGCGCGTCGGCCTGCGCGTCGACATCACCCAGATCAAGGAAGACCAGCAGCGCCTGAAGGAAGCGACGACCCGGGCAGAGGCCGCCAACCGCGCAAAGTCCGCCTTCCTCGCCAACATGAGCCACGAAATCCGGACCCCGATGAACGGCGTCGTCGGCATGGCCGACCTGCTGCGCGAAACCGACCTCGACGATGAACAAAGGCTTTATGCCGACACCATCCGCTCGTCCGGCGAGGCGCTGCTGGTGATCATCAACGACATCCTCGACTACTCGAAGATCGAGGCGGAAAAACTCGAACTGCACCCCGAACCCTTCGACCTGGAACGCGCGATCCACGAGGTGGTGATGCTTCTCCAGCCCACCGCGCGCGACAAGGACATCGCGCTTCTGGTCGATTACGACATGTTCCTGCCCACGCACTTCGTCGGCGACCCCGGCCGCATCCGCCAGATCCTGACCAACCTCCTGGGCAACGCAGTCAAGTTCACCGTGCAGGGCTACGTGCTGGTCCGCGTCGTCGGCGTGATGGAGGACGGCGGCCGCACCGCGGTCCACATCACGGTGGAGGACACCGGCATCGGCATCCCGCCCGACAAGGTCGAGCACGTCTTCGGCGAGTTCAACCAGGTGGAGGACGAGCGCAACCGCAAGTTCGAGGGCACCGGCCTCGGCCTCGCCATCACCCGCCGCCTGGTGGAGCTGATGGACGGCGAGGTCTGGGTGGATTCCGAGCTGGGCCGGGGCAGCTTCTTCGGCCTGCGCATCATGCTCCAGACCGACGAAAACCCGGTCTACGAGGCCGCGCAACTGCCGCGCCACCTGAAACGCATCCTCGTCGTCGACGACTACGGCCCCAACCGCGCCATCCTGACCAAGCAACTGGCGATGCTGGGGCTGGAGATCACCTATTGCACCACCGGGTCGGAAGCCATCGACGCGCTGCAGGACGCGCCGGACCTGCTGATGGTGGAATACGACCTGCCCGACATGACCGGGGTCGAACTGGCCCGGCAGCTTCGGCACGGACGCCCGGGCCTGCCGGTGATCCTGTTCGCCGACCAGCCCGCCCACCTGCCCGACGGCACCGTAGACAGCGTCCTTGCGGTGCTGCAGAAACCCGTGCCGCGCCGCACGCTCTTCGACGCGCTCGAAAAGGTGCATGAGACCGCGCCGCTGCCCGCGATGCCGCCCGCGCCGCTCCGCTCCGGGCGAACGCCGGTCGCGCAGCCGCTGCTCGACGTGCTGGTCGCTGAGGACAACAAGACCAACCAGCTTGTCATGCGGAAGATGACAAAGGACTTCCCCGTGGCCCTGCGCTTCGCCAACAACGGGGTGGAGGCGGTCGATGCCTTCCGCTACCGGCGGCCCGACCTGATCTTCATGGACATTTCCATGCCGCGCATGGACGGCAAGCAGGCCACCCGCGAAATCCGCCGGCTGGAGGGCGGCGCACCCCCCGTGCCCATCGTCGCCGTCACCGCCCACGCGATGGAGGGCGACCGCGAAAGCATCCTCGAGGCCGGGCTGACCGACTACCTCACGAAGCCGCTGCGCAAGTCCGAACTGGCCGCGATGATCGACACCTACGCGCCGCGCCCCGCCAGCCGCGATGCCGCCGAATAG
- the yaaA gene encoding peroxide stress protein YaaA — MLVTISPAKRLDWTERSVAMTEPKFEADAQRLAKTARNLTLRDLKGLMDLSDDLAKLNRDRFRAFTDTPGPEDLRPAALAFAGDTYMGLEAGSLDPEELDWAQDHLRILSGLYGVLRPLDGIQAYRLEMGSRLKTRRGASLYDYWRDQIAKDLRAEAEALGTDTLVNCASQEYFGAVPEKALGLRIVTPQFMEMKPGGPKIVSFFAKRARGAMARFIIQRRLTDPAGIVDFDLGGYRFRPGMSEPDRPVFLRSEEAVAA; from the coding sequence ATGCTCGTGACGATTTCACCGGCCAAGCGGCTGGACTGGACGGAGCGGTCGGTCGCGATGACCGAACCGAAGTTCGAGGCGGATGCGCAGCGGCTGGCGAAGACCGCGCGCAACCTGACCCTGCGGGACCTGAAGGGGCTGATGGACCTGTCGGACGACCTGGCGAAGCTGAACCGGGACAGGTTCCGCGCCTTCACCGACACGCCCGGGCCGGAAGACCTGCGGCCCGCCGCGCTGGCCTTTGCGGGCGACACCTACATGGGGCTGGAGGCCGGATCGCTCGACCCGGAAGAGCTGGACTGGGCGCAGGATCACCTGCGGATCCTGTCGGGGCTTTACGGCGTGCTGCGGCCGCTCGACGGGATACAGGCCTACCGGCTGGAGATGGGGTCGCGGCTGAAGACGCGGCGCGGGGCGAGCCTTTACGACTACTGGCGAGACCAGATCGCGAAGGACCTGCGCGCGGAGGCGGAGGCCCTGGGCACCGATACGCTGGTGAACTGCGCCAGCCAGGAATACTTCGGCGCGGTGCCGGAGAAGGCGCTGGGGCTGCGGATCGTCACCCCGCAATTCATGGAGATGAAGCCCGGCGGCCCGAAGATCGTCAGCTTCTTCGCGAAGCGGGCGCGGGGCGCGATGGCGCGTTTCATCATCCAGCGGCGGCTGACCGATCCGGCGGGGATCGTCGATTTCGACCTTGGCGGCTATCGCTTCCGGCCCGGGATGTCGGAACCGGACCGCCCGGTGTTCCTGCGCAGCGAGGAGGCCGTGGCGGCCTGA
- the recQ gene encoding DNA helicase RecQ, which translates to MPRDTDGPSVQALLKDIFGFDAFRPGQGEIVEAVAAGENVLAIMPTGGGKSLCFQLPALVRPGVTVVISPLIALMRDQVRGLREAGVAAGALTSGNTQEETDAVWDMLHAGELKLLYLAPERLAGAGTQRMLAEAGVSLIAVDEAHCVSQWGHDFRPDYLRIGELRRALGVPLAAFTATADVETQEEMVSRLFDGAAPRTFLRGFDRPNIHLAFQPKDGPRAQVLGFAGARRGQSGIVYCGTRAKTEGIARALREDGHSACHYHGGMEADDRRHVEERFAREDGLIVCATVAFGMGVDKPDIRWVAHADLPKSIESYYQEIGRAGRDGAPAETMTLYGPEDIRLRRTQIDEGMAPPERRQADHGRLNALLGLAEALGCRRQALLAYFGETAEPCGNCDLCDTPPEVFDGTEAVRKALSAALRTQESFGAGHLIDILMGKDTDKITQRGHDALPTFGVGKDLSKGQWQAVFRQMMGRDLIRPDAERHGALVMTDRALPILRGEERISLRKDVLSKAADRRPAVKALVSEEHAPMFSALKAKRTALARDAQVPPYMIFPDRTLIEMAENRPATLDQMAAINGVGAKKLESYGRAFLEVLTGAAEEVHPVRLRVAARGAGSVYDALLECQARLVRGADGTEKPLSCTASSLAKLAEARPDSEAGIERLLGDKRAERFGAAFLDVLRAVD; encoded by the coding sequence ATGCCCCGCGACACCGACGGCCCCTCCGTTCAGGCGCTTCTGAAGGACATTTTCGGCTTTGATGCCTTTCGCCCCGGACAGGGCGAGATCGTGGAGGCCGTGGCGGCGGGCGAGAACGTGCTGGCCATCATGCCGACGGGCGGGGGCAAGTCCCTGTGTTTCCAGTTGCCCGCGCTGGTGCGACCGGGGGTGACGGTGGTCATCTCGCCGCTGATCGCGCTGATGCGGGACCAGGTGCGCGGGCTGCGGGAGGCCGGCGTTGCCGCGGGGGCGCTGACCTCCGGCAACACGCAGGAAGAGACCGACGCGGTCTGGGACATGCTGCACGCGGGCGAGCTGAAGCTTCTGTACCTGGCGCCGGAACGGCTGGCGGGGGCGGGCACGCAGCGGATGCTGGCGGAGGCGGGCGTGTCGCTGATCGCCGTGGACGAGGCGCATTGCGTCAGCCAGTGGGGCCACGATTTCCGCCCCGACTACCTGCGGATCGGCGAGCTGCGGCGCGCGCTGGGGGTGCCGCTGGCGGCCTTCACCGCCACGGCGGACGTGGAGACGCAGGAGGAGATGGTCAGCCGCCTGTTCGACGGCGCAGCGCCGCGGACCTTCCTGCGCGGCTTCGACCGGCCGAACATTCACCTGGCGTTCCAGCCGAAGGACGGGCCGCGGGCGCAGGTGCTGGGCTTTGCCGGCGCGCGGCGCGGGCAGTCGGGCATCGTCTATTGCGGCACGCGGGCCAAGACCGAGGGCATCGCGCGGGCGCTGCGCGAGGACGGCCATTCGGCCTGTCACTATCACGGCGGGATGGAGGCGGACGACCGGCGCCATGTCGAGGAGCGCTTTGCCCGCGAGGACGGTCTGATCGTCTGCGCGACGGTGGCCTTCGGGATGGGGGTCGACAAGCCGGACATCCGCTGGGTTGCCCATGCGGACCTGCCGAAGTCGATCGAGTCCTACTACCAGGAGATCGGCCGCGCCGGGCGGGACGGGGCACCGGCGGAGACGATGACGCTTTACGGGCCGGAGGACATCCGGCTGCGGCGCACACAGATCGACGAGGGCATGGCCCCGCCGGAGCGGCGGCAGGCGGACCACGGCCGGCTGAACGCACTTTTGGGGCTGGCGGAGGCGCTGGGATGCCGGCGGCAGGCGCTGCTGGCGTATTTCGGCGAGACGGCGGAGCCCTGCGGCAACTGCGACCTGTGCGACACGCCGCCCGAGGTCTTCGACGGGACGGAGGCGGTGCGCAAGGCGCTGTCCGCTGCGCTGAGGACGCAGGAGAGTTTCGGCGCGGGCCACCTGATCGACATCCTGATGGGCAAGGACACCGACAAGATCACCCAGCGCGGGCATGACGCGCTGCCGACCTTCGGCGTCGGCAAGGACCTGTCGAAGGGCCAGTGGCAGGCGGTGTTCCGGCAGATGATGGGGCGCGACCTGATCCGCCCCGATGCGGAGCGGCACGGCGCGCTGGTGATGACCGACCGCGCCTTGCCGATCCTGCGCGGCGAGGAACGTATTTCGCTGCGCAAGGACGTGCTGAGCAAGGCCGCCGACCGGCGCCCGGCGGTGAAGGCGCTGGTGTCGGAAGAACACGCGCCCATGTTCTCGGCGCTGAAGGCGAAGCGGACGGCGCTGGCGCGTGACGCGCAGGTGCCGCCCTACATGATCTTCCCCGACCGCACGCTGATCGAGATGGCAGAGAACCGGCCCGCCACGCTGGACCAGATGGCGGCGATCAACGGGGTCGGCGCGAAGAAGCTGGAAAGCTACGGGCGCGCCTTCCTCGAAGTGCTGACCGGCGCGGCCGAAGAGGTGCATCCGGTGCGGCTGCGGGTCGCGGCGCGCGGGGCGGGATCGGTCTATGACGCGCTGCTGGAATGTCAGGCGCGGCTGGTGCGGGGCGCGGACGGGACGGAGAAACCCTTGTCCTGTACGGCGTCGTCGCTGGCGAAGCTGGCCGAGGCGCGGCCCGACAGCGAGGCCGGGATCGAACGGCTTCTGGGCGACAAGCGGGCGGAGCGGTTCGGCGCCGCCTTTCTGGACGTGCTGCGCGCCGTGGACTAA
- a CDS encoding YggT family protein, whose translation MTSLFQILLLIIGIVKFIIIAHVIMSWLINFQILNLRQPLVASIWDGLNRLLEPVYSRIRSFLPQMGGLDLAPLIAFVAVIAIEIVLRNNAMAFY comes from the coding sequence ATGACGTCGCTTTTCCAGATCCTGCTGCTGATCATCGGCATCGTGAAGTTCATCATCATCGCCCATGTCATCATGAGCTGGCTGATCAACTTCCAGATCCTGAACCTGCGGCAGCCGCTGGTGGCGTCGATCTGGGACGGTCTGAACCGTCTGTTGGAGCCGGTCTACAGCCGCATCCGGTCCTTCCTGCCGCAGATGGGCGGGCTGGATCTTGCGCCGCTGATCGCCTTCGTGGCGGTGATCGCCATCGAGATCGTGCTGCGCAACAACGCCATGGCCTTCTACTGA
- a CDS encoding acyl-CoA thioesterase codes for MYPFIRLFKDMARARKAPRMGLFDTHISHHLCMPWDLDMWNELNNGRTLTLYDLGRIPMAERMGLLEVLKRERWGLTVAGSVVRYRRRVRGFDRVEMQTRLIGWDRRFTYIEQSMWNSRDECTSQLVVRTALTDRNGIVATDRVAKALGVDMSEAPALPDWVARWVEAEDMRPWPPHRTVPA; via the coding sequence ATGTACCCCTTCATCCGACTCTTCAAGGACATGGCCCGCGCGCGCAAGGCGCCGCGCATGGGCCTCTTCGACACCCACATCTCGCACCACCTCTGCATGCCGTGGGACCTCGACATGTGGAACGAACTCAACAACGGCCGCACCCTGACGCTCTACGATCTCGGGCGCATCCCGATGGCCGAACGCATGGGCCTGCTCGAGGTGCTCAAGCGCGAGCGCTGGGGGCTGACGGTCGCCGGCTCGGTCGTGCGCTACCGCCGCAGGGTGCGCGGCTTCGACCGGGTCGAGATGCAGACCCGCCTCATAGGCTGGGACCGCCGCTTCACCTACATCGAGCAGAGCATGTGGAACTCGCGCGACGAATGCACCTCGCAACTGGTGGTGCGCACTGCGCTGACCGATCGCAACGGCATCGTGGCGACCGACCGCGTGGCAAAGGCGCTGGGCGTCGACATGTCGGAGGCGCCCGCGCTGCCCGACTGGGTCGCCAGATGGGTGGAGGCAGAGGACATGCGCCCCTGGCCGCCCCACAGGACCGTCCCGGCGTAA
- a CDS encoding MFS transporter, whose amino-acid sequence MQDTIGRKRIWGWMFFDWAQQPYATLGLTFVFAPYFAAVAAGWYMAQGLEDQAARASAQGLWSSAQTVAGLVIAISAPFLGAWADTSGRKMPWIYGFTTLAVVMASMLWILMPDGGGLIFALAAFWIGFVASESAFNLNNALLPSLGTPQQIGRISGTATAFGYWGGVASLFIVLLFFAENDSGKTLIGLAPAFGLDPEWREGTRFTGPFIALWFGLFMIPYFIWNREPRVPKNPDATVGRMLKDLKASIVNISRRRSCASFLVSSMFYRDALTALYSYGGIYATLVLDWSIIQIGVFGIIAAIAAAVISWLGGIADERVGPKPVIRWCIWSLIVVCTVIVGMSREHLFIIPLPPGSAVPDVVFFICGAIIGGAGGALYSASRSLMVRHSDPARPAEAFGLFALTGKATAFLAPALITVFTLWTQSNQLGFLPVIFLFLLGLALLVWVKPEGDVP is encoded by the coding sequence ATGCAGGACACCATCGGCAGGAAACGCATCTGGGGCTGGATGTTCTTCGACTGGGCGCAGCAGCCCTACGCGACGCTCGGCCTGACCTTCGTCTTCGCGCCCTATTTCGCGGCGGTGGCCGCGGGCTGGTACATGGCGCAGGGTCTTGAGGATCAGGCCGCCCGCGCCTCCGCGCAGGGGCTCTGGTCCTCCGCCCAGACCGTGGCAGGGCTGGTCATCGCCATCTCCGCCCCGTTCCTCGGCGCCTGGGCCGACACCTCCGGGCGCAAGATGCCGTGGATCTACGGCTTCACCACGCTGGCCGTGGTCATGGCCTCGATGCTCTGGATCCTCATGCCGGACGGCGGCGGGCTGATCTTCGCGCTGGCCGCCTTCTGGATCGGCTTCGTCGCTTCCGAATCCGCCTTCAACCTGAACAACGCGCTCCTGCCCTCTCTCGGCACGCCGCAGCAGATCGGGCGGATCTCCGGCACGGCCACCGCCTTCGGCTACTGGGGCGGCGTCGCCTCGCTGTTCATCGTCCTGCTGTTCTTCGCCGAGAACGACAGCGGCAAGACCCTGATCGGGCTCGCCCCCGCCTTCGGCCTCGACCCGGAGTGGCGCGAGGGCACACGCTTCACCGGCCCGTTCATCGCGCTCTGGTTCGGGCTCTTCATGATCCCCTACTTCATCTGGAACCGCGAACCGCGCGTGCCGAAAAACCCCGACGCCACCGTGGGGCGGATGCTGAAGGACCTGAAGGCCAGCATCGTCAACATCTCGCGCCGCCGCTCCTGCGCCAGTTTCCTCGTCAGTTCGATGTTCTACCGCGACGCGCTGACCGCGCTCTACAGTTACGGCGGCATCTACGCGACGCTCGTGCTCGACTGGTCGATCATCCAGATCGGCGTCTTCGGCATCATCGCCGCCATCGCCGCCGCGGTCATCAGCTGGCTGGGCGGCATCGCCGACGAACGGGTGGGTCCAAAGCCGGTGATCCGCTGGTGCATCTGGTCGCTGATCGTCGTCTGCACGGTCATCGTCGGCATGTCGCGCGAACACCTGTTCATAATCCCGCTGCCGCCGGGCAGCGCCGTGCCCGATGTCGTCTTCTTCATCTGCGGCGCGATAATCGGCGGCGCGGGCGGTGCGCTATATTCCGCCTCCCGGTCACTCATGGTGCGGCATTCCGATCCGGCCCGCCCGGCCGAGGCCTTCGGCCTGTTCGCGCTGACCGGCAAGGCCACGGCCTTCCTCGCCCCCGCGCTGATCACCGTCTTCACGCTCTGGACGCAGTCCAATCAACTCGGGTTCCTGCCGGTGATCTTCCTCTTTCTTCTGGGGCTGGCTCTGTTAGTCTGGGTGAAACCGGAAGGCGACGTACCCTGA
- the mepA gene encoding penicillin-insensitive murein endopeptidase, with the protein MIRKTLMLGLLALAACGNPTPRDISGEPLPQVAVDPVLSSKQAKQLFGAKRDASGQSSAPYGSYSKGCLAGGAQLPETGPTWQAMRLSRNRNWGHPELVDYIQDLSKKAAQQPGWKGIYVGDMSQPRGGPMLTGHASHQIGLDADIWMLPADDLNLSERARENISSISLRRSSGAYTNNNWTKAHHEIIKAAASDPRVARIFVFPGAKVKMCNDEKGDRAWLRKVRPWWGHHYHFHVRLSCPKGAVGCVDQAAPPPGDGCADAQQWVNNILNPPPPDPNAKPAPPKRELTLGDLPNACAAVLASN; encoded by the coding sequence ATGATCCGCAAGACCCTTATGCTCGGTCTGCTGGCGCTGGCCGCCTGCGGCAACCCGACACCCCGCGACATCTCGGGCGAGCCCTTGCCGCAGGTCGCGGTCGATCCCGTCCTGTCCTCGAAGCAGGCCAAGCAGCTTTTCGGCGCCAAGCGCGACGCCTCCGGGCAGTCCTCCGCGCCCTACGGCTCCTATTCGAAGGGTTGTCTCGCCGGCGGCGCGCAGCTGCCCGAGACCGGCCCGACCTGGCAGGCGATGCGCCTCAGCCGCAACCGCAACTGGGGCCACCCCGAGCTGGTCGACTACATCCAGGACCTGTCGAAGAAAGCCGCGCAGCAGCCCGGGTGGAAGGGCATCTACGTCGGCGACATGAGCCAGCCGCGCGGCGGGCCGATGCTGACCGGCCACGCCAGCCACCAGATCGGCCTCGACGCCGACATCTGGATGCTGCCCGCCGACGACCTGAACCTCTCCGAACGCGCGCGCGAAAACATCTCGTCGATCTCGCTGCGCCGCTCCTCGGGCGCCTACACCAACAACAACTGGACCAAGGCGCACCACGAGATCATCAAGGCCGCCGCCTCCGATCCCCGCGTGGCGCGGATCTTCGTCTTCCCGGGCGCCAAGGTGAAGATGTGCAACGACGAAAAGGGCGACCGCGCGTGGCTGCGCAAGGTCCGTCCGTGGTGGGGCCATCACTACCACTTCCACGTCCGGCTGAGCTGCCCGAAGGGTGCCGTGGGCTGCGTCGACCAGGCCGCCCCGCCGCCGGGCGACGGCTGCGCCGACGCGCAGCAGTGGGTGAACAACATCCTCAACCCGCCGCCGCCGGACCCGAACGCGAAACCCGCACCGCCGAAGCGTGAACTGACGCTGGGCGACCTGCCCAACGCCTGCGCCGCCGTGCTCGCCTCCAACTGA
- a CDS encoding esterase-like activity of phytase family protein: MRMTFLRGATAVAGLALAIGWAMAATPTAHAKYTGSLLWHEREHHQGGFSGLEVSDDGTAFTTITDRGMILRGTFRRADDGRLVAATVTSADPLRDLEGQPVVDAMADSEGLALGPDGTAYVSFEAHHRVWAFPPEGPTQPLSDRRTFPKMQANSSLETLAIDDSGRLYTLPERSGKLTRPFPVFRYDPRTGDWSQPFTILRRGNFLPVGADFGPDGALYLLEREFSGIAFRSRVRRLTLQGDHVTHDETLLATHSLVHGNLEGLSVWRDTTGTIRLTMVSDNNFNGFQRTEFVEYRVTH; this comes from the coding sequence ATGCGCATGACATTCCTGCGCGGCGCGACCGCGGTGGCGGGCCTTGCGCTCGCCATCGGCTGGGCCATGGCGGCAACGCCCACCGCCCACGCGAAATACACGGGCAGCCTGCTCTGGCATGAGCGAGAGCATCACCAGGGCGGCTTCTCCGGCCTCGAGGTGTCGGATGACGGCACCGCGTTCACCACGATCACCGACCGCGGCATGATCCTGCGCGGCACCTTCCGCCGCGCGGACGACGGCCGGCTGGTGGCGGCCACCGTCACCTCCGCCGATCCCCTGCGCGACCTAGAAGGACAGCCCGTGGTCGACGCCATGGCCGATTCCGAGGGGCTCGCCCTTGGACCGGACGGCACCGCCTACGTCTCGTTCGAGGCGCACCACCGCGTCTGGGCCTTCCCGCCCGAGGGTCCGACACAGCCCCTCTCGGACCGCAGGACCTTCCCCAAGATGCAGGCCAATTCCAGCCTCGAAACGCTGGCAATCGACGACAGCGGGCGGCTTTATACCCTGCCCGAACGCTCCGGCAAGCTCACCCGGCCCTTCCCCGTCTTCCGCTACGATCCGCGCACCGGGGACTGGAGCCAGCCGTTCACCATCCTGCGCCGCGGCAACTTCCTGCCCGTGGGCGCCGACTTCGGCCCCGACGGCGCGCTCTACCTGCTCGAACGCGAATTCAGCGGCATCGCCTTCCGGTCCCGCGTGCGGCGTCTGACACTGCAGGGTGACCACGTGACCCACGACGAAACCCTGCTGGCCACGCATTCGCTGGTCCACGGCAACCTCGAAGGTCTCTCCGTCTGGCGCGACACCACCGGCACGATCCGGCTGACGATGGTCTCCGACAACAACTTCAACGGCTTTCAGCGCACCGAGTTCGTGGAGTACCGGGTCACCCACTGA
- a CDS encoding queuosine precursor transporter, whose product MNRAYLPGILAMAAIVLASNILVQFLFGQWLTWGAFTYPLAFLVTDLMNRIYGAGPARKVVFAGFVVGVICSLIGTQIMLQGDGYTYPAVTLRIAIASGLAFLTAQLMDVAIFDRLREGRWWRAPLASTLVGSSLDTAIFFTVAFSGALTFIEPGNDVSWANETLPLLGAGPVVPLWVSLGVADWLVKLTLALIALIPFRMIVTRVTQPA is encoded by the coding sequence ATGAACCGCGCCTACCTTCCCGGCATCCTTGCCATGGCCGCCATCGTGCTGGCCTCCAACATCCTCGTCCAGTTCCTGTTCGGCCAGTGGCTGACATGGGGGGCCTTCACCTACCCGCTGGCCTTCCTCGTCACCGACCTGATGAACCGCATCTACGGCGCTGGACCCGCCCGCAAGGTGGTCTTCGCGGGCTTCGTCGTGGGCGTGATCTGCTCGCTGATCGGCACGCAGATCATGCTGCAGGGCGACGGCTACACCTACCCGGCGGTGACGCTGCGGATCGCCATCGCCTCCGGCCTCGCCTTCCTGACGGCTCAGCTCATGGACGTGGCGATCTTCGACCGCCTGCGCGAAGGCCGCTGGTGGCGCGCGCCGCTGGCGTCGACGCTGGTGGGCTCCTCGCTCGACACCGCGATCTTCTTCACCGTCGCCTTCTCCGGCGCGCTCACCTTCATCGAGCCGGGCAACGACGTGTCCTGGGCGAACGAGACGCTGCCCCTCTTGGGTGCCGGTCCGGTGGTGCCGCTCTGGGTGTCGCTCGGCGTGGCCGACTGGCTGGTGAAACTGACCCTCGCGCTGATCGCGCTGATCCCCTTCCGGATGATCGTCACCCGGGTCACGCAGCCCGCCTGA
- the arfB gene encoding alternative ribosome rescue aminoacyl-tRNA hydrolase ArfB → MLRITDQITIEDWELTEQFIRSSGPGGQNVNKVSTAVELRFEADRSPNLPGPVKARLRRLAGRRWTKEGAVVLQVDETRSQARNREIARDRLAELILEATRKPKRRIPTKPTLGSKKRRLAAKKQRGDVKALRGRVDPEN, encoded by the coding sequence ATGCTGCGCATCACCGACCAGATCACCATCGAGGACTGGGAACTGACCGAACAGTTCATCCGCTCCTCCGGCCCCGGCGGCCAGAACGTCAACAAGGTCTCGACCGCCGTCGAACTGCGGTTCGAGGCGGACCGCTCCCCCAACCTGCCCGGCCCGGTGAAGGCGCGCCTGCGCCGTCTTGCCGGCCGCCGCTGGACAAAGGAGGGTGCGGTCGTGCTGCAAGTCGACGAGACCCGCAGTCAGGCCCGCAACCGCGAGATCGCCCGCGACCGTCTGGCCGAGCTGATCCTCGAAGCCACGCGCAAACCCAAACGCCGCATCCCGACGAAACCCACGCTGGGCAGCAAGAAACGCCGCCTCGCCGCAAAGAAGCAGCGCGGCGACGTGAAGGCCCTGCGCGGCAGGGTCGATCCCGAGAACTGA